The following are from one region of the Prevotella communis genome:
- a CDS encoding carbohydrate-binding domain-containing protein produces MNNNVTPNTSSGNSATTGELASFDVAIDKSTAEPTDVATAYYPDEEDMLENNDFSTEVAIDLSNPVSKTVDGVEITVNGSHVTANHGSEKKVCYVVSGSTTNGSLTILGEKKYAVKLNGVSITNPDSAALNLLSNKRAFVILADGTTNTLTDGVGGSQKGTLYCKGKLLFNGSGSLSVTGNTNNGIHSADYITFSKGCNIYVKATENHGVKANDGIFINGGVLNVEVSAAAAKGINSESHIIINGGRTTVLTTGNGAYDTTDKSVKGAACIKTDSTLTVNGGELWLKSTGSGGKGINVDMEANFNGGSVYVVTTGGQYKINNDSSSPKGIKVDGNINISGGRIWVRTSGYNGEGIETKKQMTITGGEVASYAYDDAINSKSNMTITGGYVYAQGQHNDGLDANGNCYIKGGTIFAICSGTPEVAIDANTEGGYKLYVTGGTIVAVGGVENGSSLSQSCYQASSWSASTWYALTVGSSTFSFKTPSSGGSGLVVSGASQPTLLSGVSVSDGTSYFGGLGIIDGTVSGGTNISLSSYSGGNGMNSGPGGWH; encoded by the coding sequence ATGAATAATAACGTTACTCCCAATACCAGTAGTGGTAATTCCGCTACTACGGGTGAGTTGGCTTCATTTGATGTTGCTATAGATAAATCGACAGCGGAACCAACCGATGTCGCTACGGCATATTATCCTGACGAAGAGGATATGCTTGAGAATAATGATTTTTCGACGGAGGTGGCTATTGATTTGTCTAATCCAGTTTCGAAGACAGTTGATGGTGTGGAGATAACTGTCAACGGTAGCCATGTGACGGCCAACCACGGCTCTGAGAAGAAAGTATGCTACGTAGTGAGTGGCTCGACTACCAACGGTTCACTGACCATCCTTGGTGAGAAGAAATATGCCGTGAAGCTCAACGGTGTATCCATTACCAATCCCGACTCAGCAGCATTGAACCTGTTGAGCAATAAACGCGCGTTTGTTATCCTGGCCGATGGCACTACCAATACGTTGACCGATGGAGTGGGGGGCTCGCAGAAAGGTACGCTCTACTGTAAGGGTAAACTGCTTTTCAATGGCAGTGGCTCCCTGAGCGTCACTGGCAATACGAATAACGGTATCCATTCAGCCGACTATATTACTTTTAGTAAAGGCTGTAATATTTATGTAAAAGCTACCGAAAATCATGGAGTTAAGGCAAATGATGGTATCTTCATTAATGGTGGAGTCCTCAATGTTGAGGTATCGGCAGCTGCAGCTAAGGGCATCAACAGCGAGAGTCATATCATTATCAACGGTGGACGCACTACAGTATTGACTACTGGTAACGGTGCTTATGATACAACAGATAAGTCTGTTAAGGGTGCGGCATGCATCAAGACCGACTCAACACTGACTGTTAATGGTGGCGAGCTATGGTTGAAGAGTACTGGCTCGGGTGGTAAAGGCATCAATGTGGATATGGAAGCCAACTTCAATGGCGGTAGTGTCTATGTGGTTACCACCGGCGGACAATACAAAATCAATAACGACTCCTCATCGCCTAAGGGAATCAAGGTTGATGGTAATATCAACATCAGTGGTGGGCGTATCTGGGTACGTACCAGTGGCTACAACGGTGAAGGTATTGAGACGAAGAAGCAAATGACTATCACCGGTGGCGAGGTAGCCTCGTACGCCTATGACGATGCCATCAATTCAAAGAGTAATATGACCATCACCGGTGGTTATGTCTATGCCCAGGGACAGCATAACGACGGACTGGATGCCAACGGCAACTGCTATATCAAGGGCGGTACTATCTTCGCCATCTGTTCAGGCACACCAGAGGTGGCTATCGATGCCAATACCGAGGGCGGTTACAAACTCTATGTAACTGGTGGTACTATCGTTGCCGTAGGTGGAGTAGAAAACGGCAGCAGTTTGTCACAGTCGTGCTATCAGGCCTCATCGTGGAGCGCCAGCACATGGTATGCACTGACGGTAGGTAGTAGCACCTTCTCATTTAAGACCCCTTCAAGTGGTGGCTCAGGTCTGGTTGTTAGTGGTGCCTCACAGCCTACGCTCCTGTCGGGAGTCAGTGTCAGCGATGGTACGTCCTACTTCGGTGGCCTGGGGATCATCGATGGCACCGTCAGTGGAGGTACCAATATCAGCCTCTCTTCGTATAGCGGTGGCAACGGTATGAACAGTGGTCCAGGAGGCTGGCATTGA
- a CDS encoding choice-of-anchor J domain-containing protein gives MTKLKLNLMIMLMLYLFTGSMRAEKNVTVYEGTDTQGMIPVAGGMFNYYNKSQYVIPAAQLTDMLGSNIYALAYHLTTDNDNEMMEGSVNVYIKEVGYTTISSFEPVVDQDLYYQGQLTLSKVGNERMILMALKTPYFYKGGNLLIDFENPEKGEKISKKFYGKKVEGASIAVFDADKSKLESRTPNQYNFIPTTTFMYYPCPVITGVNTTPTSATINWTGENNSYRLRYSEISFFDDFENGLDGWTVARNGQGTNDTDWQIIQNNDNNASYEGDYGVIVYSYRNKTSYNVDNWLITPQVKLGGQLKYWVRVGDSRFPEHYKIYVSTTEKDTTAFHLLAEPGDASGEWTEVTVDLSAYEGQMGYIAFRDQSNDQYNMLIDNVGIYPNNPEWTVVEDATSPYTIGNLNVDHSYLVKISGLSAQNEEVSWAQVSVFTEANPTPYDINVNRGKDGATISWTGFSDSYQFVYRKSDHSTSLSQNFENGYKGWKRHDCIDGSQGKSGSVVSKDGNAGFAFLSDQVHHPQYLISPQLAKTIDGTQLSFYYKNYHTEYPESFMVGYSSTTDDIDAFTFSNEVTGIKDNQWTQYKEDIPEGTKYVCIKYTSDDMYYLFVDCIEINKPQTATNWTAIGDIFSPSITLNNLDSDTQYEFTLRGLKDSRHSVTNLIAIQAFTTQAALQLANNDAELVKKNIDILEENWHKMAEVQLTDRTLLKDGYWNTLCLPFSLTAEQIAASSLAGATIKAFNNSADGTSLSADGTLTMKFNTVTDIEAGVPYLIRWNKADGYDQADVNTRDIKDPVFTGVTITSTEPTPIVSEDQQVSFVGQYAPFEIVASGATGDNQGNKNEIILMSSGNKIGYSKNARTTDNGKALKCFRSHFKVATENGQQARNFVLDFDEGYETTGILVVEEDIKQQEENLYTIDGRKLDKMPTKKGLYISNGKKFTK, from the coding sequence GAGGGCAGAGAAAAATGTAACGGTCTATGAAGGAACCGATACTCAAGGAATGATTCCCGTCGCTGGTGGCATGTTTAATTATTATAACAAAAGTCAGTATGTGATTCCTGCTGCACAGCTGACAGACATGCTTGGTAGTAACATTTACGCTCTCGCATATCATCTCACCACCGACAACGACAACGAGATGATGGAGGGTAGCGTCAACGTGTATATCAAGGAGGTTGGCTACACCACTATCAGCAGTTTTGAACCGGTTGTCGATCAGGATTTGTACTACCAAGGCCAACTGACACTCTCGAAAGTGGGCAACGAGAGAATGATACTCATGGCACTCAAGACACCCTATTTCTATAAGGGTGGCAACCTGCTCATAGACTTTGAAAACCCAGAAAAGGGAGAAAAGATATCAAAGAAGTTCTATGGCAAAAAAGTCGAGGGCGCTTCTATCGCGGTGTTTGATGCTGATAAAAGTAAACTGGAGAGTAGAACACCCAACCAATATAACTTCATCCCCACGACCACATTCATGTACTATCCATGTCCCGTCATCACAGGCGTTAACACGACGCCCACCTCGGCCACTATCAACTGGACTGGCGAGAACAACAGCTATCGGTTGCGCTATAGCGAGATATCATTCTTCGACGATTTTGAGAATGGACTCGATGGCTGGACAGTGGCGCGCAATGGCCAGGGAACAAACGACACTGACTGGCAGATAATCCAAAATAATGATAATAATGCTTCTTATGAAGGAGACTATGGCGTCATTGTTTACAGCTATCGTAACAAGACGTCCTATAATGTTGACAACTGGCTGATTACACCACAGGTCAAATTAGGCGGTCAACTGAAATACTGGGTGCGTGTCGGCGATTCCAGATTTCCTGAGCACTATAAAATTTACGTCTCGACCACCGAAAAAGATACGACGGCATTCCATTTACTTGCCGAGCCAGGCGATGCCAGCGGCGAATGGACAGAGGTAACCGTTGACTTGAGTGCATACGAAGGCCAGATGGGTTATATCGCCTTCCGCGATCAAAGTAATGACCAGTATAATATGCTTATCGACAACGTCGGTATCTATCCCAACAATCCGGAATGGACTGTTGTAGAAGACGCCACAAGTCCATACACCATCGGCAACCTGAATGTAGATCATTCTTATTTAGTTAAGATAAGCGGCCTCTCTGCCCAAAATGAAGAGGTGTCCTGGGCACAGGTTTCAGTGTTCACCGAAGCTAACCCAACACCCTATGATATCAACGTCAACAGGGGCAAGGACGGGGCTACCATCTCATGGACGGGCTTCAGCGACTCCTATCAGTTTGTGTACAGAAAGTCAGACCACAGTACCTCCTTGTCGCAGAACTTTGAAAATGGATATAAAGGATGGAAGCGTCACGACTGTATCGACGGATCACAAGGCAAGAGTGGTTCTGTTGTGAGCAAGGATGGTAACGCGGGCTTCGCCTTCTTGTCGGACCAGGTACATCATCCACAGTATCTCATCTCGCCCCAATTGGCAAAGACCATCGATGGCACCCAGTTGTCGTTCTACTACAAGAACTACCACACAGAATATCCCGAGTCATTCATGGTGGGCTACAGTTCTACGACAGACGATATAGACGCCTTTACTTTCAGTAATGAAGTGACTGGTATTAAGGACAACCAATGGACGCAATACAAGGAAGACATCCCTGAGGGAACCAAGTATGTCTGCATCAAATATACATCTGACGACATGTACTACCTCTTCGTAGACTGCATCGAAATCAACAAACCGCAGACCGCTACAAACTGGACAGCCATCGGTGACATCTTCTCACCATCGATAACCCTCAACAATCTGGATAGCGACACGCAATACGAATTCACGTTAAGGGGGCTCAAGGATAGCAGACATAGTGTTACAAACCTGATAGCTATCCAGGCATTCACCACACAGGCAGCACTGCAGCTTGCCAACAACGACGCGGAACTGGTGAAAAAGAATATCGACATTCTTGAAGAGAACTGGCACAAAATGGCTGAGGTGCAACTCACTGACCGTACACTGCTCAAGGATGGTTACTGGAACACCCTGTGCCTACCCTTCTCGCTGACAGCCGAACAAATTGCCGCCAGCAGTCTGGCAGGTGCTACCATCAAGGCATTTAACAATAGCGCTGATGGTACCTCACTATCGGCAGATGGCACACTGACAATGAAATTTAATACGGTCACAGACATCGAGGCTGGTGTGCCCTACCTCATCAGGTGGAACAAGGCAGATGGCTATGACCAGGCGGATGTAAACACACGCGACATTAAAGATCCTGTATTCACAGGTGTTACCATCACCAGCACAGAGCCAACACCTATCGTGAGCGAAGACCAGCAGGTAAGCTTCGTTGGACAGTACGCGCCCTTCGAGATTGTAGCAAGTGGAGCGACAGGCGACAATCAAGGCAATAAGAACGAGATTATACTGATGTCATCGGGTAACAAGATAGGTTACTCGAAAAACGCACGCACCACTGACAATGGCAAGGCGCTGAAATGTTTCCGTAGTCACTTCAAGGTAGCTACCGAGAATGGTCAGCAGGCGCGCAACTTCGTGCTCGATTTCGATGAAGGCTATGAGACAACAGGTATCCTAGTGGTAGAAGAAGATATAAAACAACAGGAGGAGAATTTGTACACAATCGACGGTCGTAAACTCGACAAAATGCCCACGAAGAAAGGACTATATATTTCTAATGGTAAGAAATTCACTAAATAA